In Magnolia sinica isolate HGM2019 chromosome 12, MsV1, whole genome shotgun sequence, a single genomic region encodes these proteins:
- the LOC131220357 gene encoding tetrahydroberberine oxidase-like yields the protein MKMSLSISSSHLTLTSLIFLSFSIAISIPIQNNFLQCLSSHFPTPSTDSQLIYTPNTSSYTSILQSSIQNLRFLGPTTPEPLFIITPTNSSHIQASIICSRTHGLNIRVRSGGHDYEGLSYVHFNNASFIIIDLVDLRSITVDLENQTMWVQSGATVGEVYYQIMQMNGSLAFPAGICSTMGVGGHFGGGGLGTMMRKHGLAADNIFDAYLIDADGRLHDRKSMGEDLFWAIRGGGASSFGVILSWKIKLVHVPPTVTVFTISKTLEQGATKLVERWQSIADKFSEDLFIRLIIQPKGVVGQTSRTVKVLFNSLFLGTVEELLPMMGKNFPELGLEQKDCLAMSWIESVLYFAGLPYGPGHSIDVLLDRGLQEKVFYKGKSDFVEEPISQIGLEGIWERVLEEENMYMIMDPLGGRMSEISAAEIPFPYRRGYLYNIQYMVRWGERDAGEGSKKHIDWIRRLYEYLGPHVSSSPRGAYLNYRDLDLGVNEEGNQSYSTARIWGSKYFNGNFKRLARVKGVVDPTNFFRSEQSIPPLVGMEEEIE from the coding sequence ATGAAAATGAGCCTTTCAATCTCTTCATCACACCTTACTCTCAcctctctcatctttctctccttttctattgCAATTTCCATCCCTATCCAAAACAACTTCCTTCAATGCCTTTCCTCCCATTTTCCAACTCCTTCCACAGACTCCCAACTCATCTACACTCCAAACACATCCTCCTACACTTCCATCCTCCAATCTTCCATCCAAAACCTCAGGTTCCTGGGCCCCACAACCCCAGAACCTCTCTTCATCATCACACCCACAAATTCATCCCACATCCAAGCATCCATCATCTGCTCCAGAACTCATGGCCTGAACATCAGAGTCAGAAGTGGGGGCCATGACTATGAAGGGCTATCCTATGTACACTTCAACAATGCCTCATTCATCATCATCGACCTCGTCGACCTCCGATCGATCACTGTTGATCTTGAAAATCAAACAATGTGGGTCCAATCTGGCGCAACGGTTGGTGAAGTCTACTACCAGATCATGCAAATGAATGGTTCGCTTGCATTCCCGGCAGGGATCTGCTCCACCATGGGCGTTGGTGGACACTTTGGCGGTGGCGGGCTAGGAACCATGATGAGGAAACATGGCCTCGCCGCGGATAACATCTTTGATGCCTACTTGATCGATGCCGATGGACGGCTCCATGATCGAAAATCCATGGGTGAGGATCTGTTTTGGGCCATTAGAGGGGGTGGTGCATCGAGCTTCGGTGTAATTCTCTCTTGGAAGATCAAGCTGGTGCATGTCCCACCTACTGTGACTGTTTTCACTATCTCCAAGACCTTGGAACAAGGTGCAACCAAGCTTGTGGAAAGATGGCAATCCATTGCAGACAAATTCAGTGAAGATCTCTTCATCAGACTTATCATCCAACCAAAGGGTGTAGTGGGCCAAACATCAAGGACAGTAAAAGTCCTATTCAATTCCTTGTTTCTTGGGACTGTGGAAGAACTCCTACCCATGATGGGAAAGAACTTTCCTGAATTGGGTTTGGAGCAAAAGGACTGTTTGGCAATGTCTTGGATTGAATCAGTCCTATATTTTGCAGGACTCCCATATGGGCCAGGACACTCCATAGATGTCCTATTGGATAGAGGACTCCAGGAGAAGGTCTTCTACAAAGGTAAATCTGACTTTGTGGAGGAACCCATTTCTCAAATTGGTTTGGAAGGGATTTGGGAGAGGGTGTTGGAGGAGGAGAACATGTACATGATCATGGACCCTTTGGGTGGCAGGATGAGTGAGATATCAGCGGCTGAGATTCCTTTCCCATATAGGAGAGGGTATTTGTACAATATACAATACATGGTTAGATGGGGGGAAAGAGATGCTGGTGAGGGGTCGAAGAAGCATATAGATTGGATTAGGAGGCTGTATGAGTACTTGGGCCCACATGTTTCAAGTTCTCCAAGGGGTGCTTATCTCAACTATAGGGATCTTGATTTGGGAGTGAATGAGGAAGGTAACCAAAGCTATTCAACGGCTAGGATTTGGGGTAGCAAGTATTTCAACGGTAACTTTAAGAGATTGGCACGAGTGAAGggtgtggtggaccccactaattTCTTCAGGTCTGAGCAAAGCATTCCACCTCTTGTTGGGATGGAAGAGGAGATAGAGTAG